In a single window of the Helicoverpa zea isolate HzStark_Cry1AcR chromosome 9, ilHelZeax1.1, whole genome shotgun sequence genome:
- the LOC124633091 gene encoding uncharacterized protein LOC124633091 produces the protein MAWNNCCHRFVREEEIRSAKKLLYESLQMADRMPTRRRDEKGERSLQDTIRLLKETDPDDVPTFVAKELRKLPPVTFDHVDVTRLLKDITSMRSSLVELQLKLEASQSTICDLRSEVAELRNSVCRSHAHANSDNTCHGQVNASPQRAESAKLHSSPAVATTSDASPCPALPASPALGTPTNVSTSRLGRVYSDSVKRDPVQRPPKATVAIQKQPEGTRGTVQSVPCKGKADADGFVKVERRKKKPSSRNQCGTALTGPNMLLRPAIPTTQLYVSRLHHSTKVEEIVEYIRVKTNWTLRVEKLEPRHNTNFKSFVVRVPTQHLDMFQEQFWPKGVVFRRFRGRLRDTTQCNTTPPIRVNK, from the exons atggcATGGAATAACTGCTGCCACAG ATTTGTAAGGGAGGAGGAGATACGCAGCGCAAAGAAGCTGTTGTACGAGTCGCTGCAAATGGCAGACCGAATGCCGACCCGCAGGCGAGATGAAAAGGGAGAGAGGAGTCTCCAAGACACTATAAGGCTGTTAAAGGAGACCGACCCGGACGACGTGCCAACGTTCGTGGCAAAGGAGTTGCGGAAGCTGCCCCCGGTCACTTTCGATcacgtcgacgtcaccaggctgttaAAGGACATCACGAGTATGAGGTCCAGCCTGGTCGAGCTGCAATTGAAGCTGGAGGCATCACAATCCACCATCTGTGATCTACGTAGCGAGGTAGCTGAATTGCGAAACTCTGTATGTAGGTCACACGCGCATGCCAACAGCGACAACACATGCCACGGACAGGTCAACGCATCGCCGCAGCGCGCCGAGTCAGCAAAATTGCACTCGTCGCCTGCCGTCGCCACTACTAGTGATGCGTCACCGTGCCCCGCCCTCCCCGCGTCCCCTGCCCTCGGGACACCGACAAATGTAAGCACGTCTAGGCTTGGACGTGTTTACTCGGATTCCGTAAAGCGAGATCCCGTCCAACGGCCACCCAAAGCTACTGTGGCGATACAAAAACAGCCCGAAGGAACCCGAGGTACGGTACAATCTGTACCATGTAAAGGGAAAGCTGATGCAGATGGTTTCGTCAAGGTGGAGAGAAGGAAGAAGAAGCCATCTAGCCGAAATCAATGCGGAACTGCGTTGACTGGTCCGAACATGCTGCTGCGCCCCGCAATaccgacgacgcagctgtatgtttcgcgtttacatcactccacgaaggtcgaggagatcgtggagtatatacGAGTCAAGACGAACTGGACCTTAAGAGTCGAGAAGTTGGAGCCGAGACACAATACAAATTTCAAATCgtttgtggtacgtgtgccgactcagcatctcgacatgttccaagaacagttttggccgaaaggtgtcgttttccggcgattccgcgggaggctacgcgacaccacgcagtgCAACACGACACCGCCTATTCGTGTCAACAAATAG